From Paraburkholderia sabiae, a single genomic window includes:
- a CDS encoding cation:proton antiporter: MLIEAAWFALVGVLLVAVAIGRGLIARLPLSGAMVYLCVGFLIGTAGAGMLPVSLDGDVRTLRIVTEVGLVVSLFSIGMHLRVSLHDRLWWLPLRLGFPAMIITVAIVTATGIWGLHLSAGAALVLAAALAPTDPVLANELRVREAGDDEPLRFSLSGEGGCNDGAAYPVALAGFALSGIQGFAGSSPIGFALSVVWGLGGAALIGWVCGVGMVKIVTRLRTRYGEAVGVEGFLALGLMGICYGASLAAHTIAFVGVFVAGVALRHEELKATGDRPPSEVLASVQRKEKHTAATDPERAHAYMAESMMGFTREIERLVEFALMLAIGSAVSAHWREVLTWHAIWPALVLFLVARPVGTSLALVGANVDGYQRVLIGWMGIRGVGAFYYLLLALEQGGNQFRPLASVILASITLSVIVHGSSATPALNRYFRRQHARSSRQPRNGIPPKARRYDSAGW; encoded by the coding sequence ATGTTGATCGAGGCCGCATGGTTCGCCCTTGTCGGCGTGCTGCTCGTCGCGGTGGCGATCGGCCGTGGATTGATTGCGCGTCTGCCCTTGAGCGGCGCGATGGTCTATCTTTGCGTCGGATTTCTAATCGGCACTGCGGGCGCTGGAATGCTGCCGGTCTCGCTCGACGGCGATGTCCGGACGCTGCGCATCGTCACGGAAGTGGGCCTGGTCGTCTCGCTGTTCTCGATCGGCATGCATCTTCGCGTTTCCTTGCACGATCGCCTCTGGTGGCTACCGCTCAGGCTCGGGTTTCCCGCGATGATCATCACCGTCGCGATCGTGACGGCCACCGGTATCTGGGGGCTGCATCTTTCTGCAGGCGCTGCGCTCGTGCTCGCGGCCGCCCTCGCGCCGACCGACCCCGTACTCGCCAATGAACTTCGCGTGCGCGAAGCGGGCGACGACGAGCCGCTGCGATTTTCACTGTCAGGCGAAGGCGGTTGCAACGACGGCGCCGCCTATCCTGTTGCGCTCGCGGGCTTCGCCTTAAGCGGAATTCAGGGCTTCGCCGGCAGCAGCCCGATTGGATTTGCGTTGAGCGTCGTTTGGGGCCTGGGCGGCGCGGCGCTGATCGGTTGGGTGTGCGGTGTCGGCATGGTCAAGATCGTGACAAGGCTTCGCACGCGCTATGGCGAAGCGGTCGGCGTCGAAGGCTTTCTCGCGCTCGGTTTGATGGGGATCTGCTACGGCGCGTCGCTCGCGGCGCACACCATTGCGTTCGTCGGCGTGTTCGTCGCGGGCGTCGCGTTACGTCACGAAGAGCTCAAGGCAACCGGCGACCGCCCGCCGTCGGAAGTACTGGCCAGCGTGCAACGAAAAGAGAAACACACTGCGGCCACGGATCCGGAGCGAGCCCACGCCTACATGGCTGAATCGATGATGGGCTTTACCCGTGAAATCGAACGGCTCGTCGAATTCGCATTGATGCTTGCCATCGGCAGCGCCGTTTCCGCACATTGGCGCGAGGTGCTGACCTGGCACGCGATCTGGCCTGCACTAGTGCTCTTTCTCGTCGCGCGGCCTGTCGGTACTTCACTTGCCCTCGTCGGCGCGAACGTGGATGGCTATCAGCGCGTTCTGATCGGGTGGATGGGCATTCGCGGTGTCGGCGCATTTTATTACCTGCTGCTTGCGCTCGAGCAAGGCGGCAATCAGTTCAGGCCGCTTGCTTCAGTGATACTCGCGAGCATCACGTTGTCCGTCATCGTGCACGGATCGAGCGCGACACCTGCGCTCAACCGTTACTTCCGCAGACAACATGCGCGCAGTTCGCGGCAGCCGCGAAACGGTATCCCCCCGAAAGCGCGCCGGTACGACAGCGCCGGTTGGTGA
- the phaP gene encoding TIGR01841 family phasin (Members of this family are phasins (small proteins associated with inclusions such as PHA granules). Note that several different families of phasins have been named PhaP despite very little sequence similarity to each other.), translated as MQIQEQVIAAQQKNVELFIDLHRIFAETAERLTRLGMETIHSTLGEALDASIKAVSVKEPQEWWTLQSNQFALAAERSQACNRQLLDISASGRAQCAKLLQAHMETYGRQARTLAEDIVQHSPANSAPIVTVLDSAISAVTTLYEALQRTGQQAVEVTRTNYELAASAESKSTKRAIEPLPQAAKR; from the coding sequence ATGCAGATACAAGAGCAAGTTATTGCGGCTCAGCAGAAGAACGTCGAGTTGTTCATTGATCTGCATCGGATCTTTGCCGAAACAGCAGAGAGGCTTACGCGGCTGGGTATGGAAACGATTCATTCGACACTAGGCGAAGCACTCGACGCATCGATAAAAGCTGTCTCAGTGAAGGAGCCGCAGGAATGGTGGACGTTGCAAAGCAATCAGTTTGCACTCGCCGCGGAGAGAAGCCAGGCGTGCAATCGCCAGCTACTCGATATCAGCGCCTCGGGTCGGGCTCAATGCGCAAAGCTGCTTCAGGCGCACATGGAAACATATGGCCGTCAGGCCAGGACACTCGCAGAAGACATCGTTCAGCATAGCCCTGCAAATTCGGCGCCGATTGTCACCGTGCTGGACTCCGCAATCTCAGCCGTCACGACGCTGTATGAAGCTCTTCAGCGAACCGGTCAGCAGGCGGTCGAAGTCACGCGTACCAACTACGAGCTGGCGGCATCGGCGGAATCAAAATCCACGAAGCGTGCTATCGAACCGTTGCCGCAGGCGGCGAAGCGGTAA
- a CDS encoding response regulator receiver protein, whose product MYNSTNGLLRDTYMSSLVPSARRLWTAADTTVMPCALVFIDETSAGSPNKRRPGALSYVEQGVTLNRSLLALGLPRLTVVSNVPRFIERYLEDLAPDVRPTVQPLLPSLSLSRNTRFYSAHFKLDLLEQIGSSMPDGTLLMLLDTDVFAFRPFSGDLLRRCAETGIGAFDISDQEFSAYGSRRVVADLEMVAGRRLLNPRWFGGECLLVTSSLIKELMPFARECFLRYVDALPHLNHQGDEMFMSAALNLLSEKNRPIIDVGTYRLVGRHWSGNGHRDLRWFKGCSLIHLPDCKELLERQARARVLSADRLWRTLVLRHALNRLVWPVKQRRRKHRLAHRLVVQSST is encoded by the coding sequence ATGTACAACAGCACAAACGGTTTGCTACGCGACACGTACATGTCGTCACTCGTGCCCTCAGCACGACGGTTGTGGACCGCAGCGGATACCACCGTCATGCCGTGCGCTCTGGTTTTCATCGACGAGACCAGTGCGGGAAGCCCGAATAAACGCCGTCCGGGCGCGCTCTCCTACGTGGAACAGGGTGTGACGCTCAACCGCAGTCTTCTTGCTTTAGGGCTGCCGCGCTTGACGGTTGTATCCAACGTTCCGCGGTTTATCGAGCGCTATCTTGAGGATCTAGCGCCTGATGTTCGTCCGACTGTGCAACCACTGTTGCCTTCTCTGTCCCTCTCACGGAACACCCGCTTCTATAGTGCACATTTCAAGCTGGATCTGCTTGAGCAGATTGGCAGCAGCATGCCCGACGGCACGCTACTTATGCTGCTCGACACTGACGTGTTCGCTTTCCGACCGTTTAGCGGCGACCTGTTGCGCCGGTGCGCCGAAACAGGCATAGGTGCGTTCGACATATCGGATCAGGAGTTTTCCGCATATGGCAGCCGGCGAGTCGTCGCAGATCTGGAGATGGTCGCCGGACGTCGACTTCTCAATCCCCGCTGGTTCGGCGGCGAGTGCCTCCTCGTGACGTCCAGCCTGATCAAAGAGTTGATGCCGTTCGCGCGCGAGTGCTTCCTTCGGTACGTAGACGCCTTGCCCCATCTGAATCATCAGGGCGATGAAATGTTCATGTCGGCGGCGCTCAATCTGCTCTCGGAAAAGAACCGGCCCATCATCGATGTCGGCACCTATCGCCTCGTTGGGCGACACTGGTCAGGAAACGGTCATCGCGATCTGCGATGGTTCAAGGGTTGTTCGCTGATCCATCTGCCCGATTGCAAGGAGTTGCTGGAACGGCAGGCGCGCGCCCGCGTGCTGAGCGCCGACCGGCTCTGGAGAACCCTCGTTCTGAGGCATGCGCTCAACCGCCTCGTCTGGCCAGTCAAACAGCGACGTCGTAAGCATCGTCTTGCGCACCGGCTGGTTGTGCAATCGTCGACCTGA
- a CDS encoding CinA family protein yields the protein MNLARQVVSFLGSRGLKLVTAESCTAGLIASCLAEVPGSGGCLDVGFVTYSPSGKAGFLGVQHATMQAHGLTSEPVAREMAEGALQQDAVCADVAVSNTGVADAVPSSGLAPGTQCFAWAYRLRDGSIATFTETRQFSGSRNEIRRQAARYALSRVEHYFNELGAHR from the coding sequence ATGAATCTGGCAAGGCAGGTAGTGTCATTTCTCGGCTCGCGCGGCCTGAAACTGGTCACGGCCGAATCATGTACGGCCGGGCTGATCGCATCGTGTCTGGCCGAGGTGCCGGGCAGCGGAGGATGTCTGGACGTCGGGTTTGTCACATACTCGCCATCGGGCAAGGCGGGCTTTCTCGGTGTGCAGCATGCAACGATGCAGGCTCATGGGCTGACGAGCGAACCCGTCGCACGCGAGATGGCGGAAGGGGCGCTGCAGCAGGACGCCGTTTGCGCTGACGTTGCAGTCTCCAATACAGGCGTTGCCGATGCCGTGCCTTCCAGCGGTCTGGCTCCCGGTACGCAATGCTTCGCGTGGGCCTACCGGCTTCGTGATGGCTCCATCGCTACTTTCACGGAAACCCGCCAGTTTTCGGGTAGCCGTAACGAAATCAGGCGTCAGGCCGCACGCTACGCATTGTCCCGCGTCGAGCACTACTTCAATGAGCTCGGAGCCCACCGATGA
- the nadE gene encoding ammonia-dependent NAD(+) synthetase gives MTVDVSAFQCDWQRQVILELCVPAHFDANAERERRVEFLSDYLYSNGLRTYVLGISGGVDSSTAGRLAQLSVERLRAKGYEAHFLAVRLPYGEQRDEADAQHALHFIRPDEALTVNVKEPSDAMLSALKRAGAQYTDDFQEDFVLGNIKARQRMIVQYAIAGARAGVVIGTDHAAESLMGFFTKFGDGGADILPLAGLTKRRVRELARVIGAPDHLVMKVPTADLETLTPQRPDEDSYGIAYDDIDDFLEGKSVSDEVLTTIRRFYMATRHKRALPVTPG, from the coding sequence ATGACTGTCGATGTGTCAGCGTTCCAGTGCGACTGGCAGCGCCAGGTGATCCTCGAGCTATGCGTCCCTGCGCATTTCGACGCAAACGCCGAACGTGAACGGCGCGTCGAATTCCTCAGCGATTACCTGTATTCGAACGGACTGCGCACATACGTCCTCGGCATCAGCGGAGGCGTCGATTCGTCGACCGCGGGGAGGCTCGCACAACTCAGTGTCGAGCGGTTACGGGCGAAAGGCTATGAAGCGCATTTCCTCGCCGTGCGCCTGCCCTACGGCGAGCAACGCGACGAAGCGGATGCGCAGCACGCGCTGCACTTCATCCGCCCGGACGAGGCGTTGACGGTCAATGTGAAAGAACCGTCCGATGCGATGCTGTCCGCGCTCAAGCGCGCGGGGGCGCAATACACCGACGACTTTCAGGAAGATTTCGTGCTCGGCAACATCAAGGCGCGGCAGAGGATGATCGTGCAGTATGCGATCGCGGGCGCGAGAGCAGGTGTCGTGATCGGAACGGACCATGCGGCCGAATCTCTGATGGGCTTTTTCACCAAGTTCGGGGACGGTGGCGCGGATATTCTCCCGCTTGCCGGATTGACGAAACGACGCGTGCGGGAACTGGCGAGAGTGATAGGCGCGCCCGATCATCTGGTGATGAAAGTGCCGACTGCCGACCTCGAAACGTTGACGCCGCAAAGACCTGACGAAGACAGCTATGGGATTGCCTACGACGATATCGACGACTTCCTCGAAGGCAAGTCTGTTAGCGACGAAGTCTTGACCACGATCCGGCGCTTCTACATGGCGACGCGCCACAAGCGTGCATTGCCGGTGACGCCGGGATGA
- a CDS encoding DUF2795 domain-containing protein, with protein MKGASYPARKEELLRIANGNGADEEVMVVAEIRSSIPDASHGHLAATT; from the coding sequence TTGAAGGGCGCGTCCTATCCCGCCAGGAAGGAAGAACTACTCAGGATTGCCAATGGAAACGGTGCCGATGAAGAGGTAATGGTGGTAGCGGAAATTCGATCCTCTATACCGGACGCTTCGCACGGACATCTTGCTGCTACAACGTAG
- a CDS encoding DUF3597 domain-containing protein, which translates to MSIFGNIMNKIFGHHASGGAAAQVPGAPGAAAGQQASPANAPPATASSGAGATTSTAASIPAQPPVQPAAPRQEVDVEAVLIQMQANHGEQLNWRTSIVDLLKLLGLDSSLAARKELASELHYSGSTDDSAAMNIWLHKQVMQKLAENGGKVPDDLKN; encoded by the coding sequence ATGAGCATCTTCGGCAACATCATGAACAAGATTTTTGGCCACCACGCAAGCGGCGGAGCGGCGGCGCAGGTGCCGGGGGCGCCCGGCGCGGCTGCCGGACAACAGGCATCGCCCGCGAACGCGCCGCCCGCGACTGCCAGCAGCGGCGCGGGTGCGACCACATCCACGGCCGCTTCGATACCAGCCCAGCCGCCGGTTCAGCCCGCCGCGCCCCGGCAGGAAGTCGACGTCGAGGCCGTGCTTATCCAGATGCAGGCCAATCATGGGGAGCAGCTGAACTGGCGAACGTCGATCGTCGATCTGCTGAAGTTGCTCGGCCTGGACAGCAGCCTGGCTGCGCGAAAGGAACTCGCATCGGAGCTTCACTACAGCGGCAGCACCGACGATTCAGCGGCGATGAACATCTGGCTGCACAAACAGGTCATGCAGAAGCTCGCGGAAAATGGCGGCAAGGTGCCCGACGATCTTAAGAACTAA
- a CDS encoding FdhF/YdeP family oxidoreductase, translated as MSKVNKSPSYPFASGGWGSLKSVTTILAQEKIALKDSTILLKQNKPDGFMCVSCSWAKPADPHTFEFCESGAKATAWDTTAKRMTPEFFELNTVTSLLNWHDHDLEEAGRLTAPMKYDAASDRYIEVGWEEAFREIGRELAALDPESVVFYASGRASLETSYMYQLFARMYGCNNLPDSSNMCHESTSVGLKEAIGVGVGTITLEDFEKTDLMFFFGQNVGTNSPRMLHQLQDARKRGVPIITFNPLREPGLVSFANPQSPVQMLTPAQTQISTQYHQLKTGGDTAAILGICKAVIEADDQAKAQGSPRVVDVAFIDEHTTGFDEFAAHARATDWSEIEHVSGLTRAALFDAASEYMRANAVMAHYGMGLTQHRLGVQNVRMLTNLLLLRGNIGKPGAGPSPVRGHSNVQGQRTVGITEKPELAPLDQLAKQFSFEPPRKKGLNTVEAFEAMVKGDVKAVVNLGGNLVRSVPDRLQTEPAWSRLRLTVNVATKLNRSHLVHGELSYVLPCLSRIETHRTPLGDQAVSMEDSTGCMHGSRGATEPASAKARPEPFIVAGIAKATLGERSTVDWNAWRDDYSRVRDEIAATYPDIFHDFNERMWQPGGFHRPLPARHREWKTKSGKAEFLTPHSLGEDPDMPEKVPEALRLMTLRSDSQFNTTIYNIEDRFRGVKNTRMVILMNQADIDKRHLREGQKVTLQTIADDGIDRRLDGLEIKAYEIPEGCIGGYYPECNVLLPLWHYAKESMVPGAKSIPVRIV; from the coding sequence ATGAGCAAAGTCAACAAGAGCCCGTCCTATCCGTTCGCGTCCGGCGGCTGGGGATCGCTGAAGTCTGTAACGACGATACTGGCTCAGGAAAAGATCGCGTTGAAAGACAGCACGATTCTGCTCAAACAGAACAAGCCAGACGGCTTCATGTGCGTAAGTTGCTCGTGGGCGAAGCCGGCCGATCCACACACATTCGAGTTCTGCGAGAGCGGCGCAAAAGCGACCGCATGGGACACGACAGCGAAGCGCATGACGCCGGAGTTCTTCGAGCTCAACACCGTGACGTCGCTTCTGAACTGGCACGATCACGATCTCGAGGAAGCAGGCAGGCTGACCGCGCCGATGAAATATGACGCCGCTAGCGACAGATACATCGAAGTGGGCTGGGAGGAGGCGTTTCGGGAGATCGGGCGGGAACTGGCCGCGCTTGATCCGGAGAGCGTTGTCTTTTATGCGTCAGGTCGGGCATCGCTCGAAACGTCATACATGTACCAGCTTTTCGCACGGATGTACGGCTGCAACAACCTGCCCGATAGCTCCAACATGTGCCATGAGAGCACAAGCGTCGGGCTGAAGGAGGCAATCGGCGTAGGAGTGGGCACTATCACACTCGAGGACTTCGAGAAGACTGACCTGATGTTTTTCTTCGGACAAAACGTCGGCACCAACAGTCCCCGGATGCTCCACCAGTTGCAGGACGCACGCAAGCGCGGCGTGCCCATCATCACCTTCAACCCGCTGCGCGAGCCCGGTCTGGTTTCGTTCGCGAATCCGCAGTCACCCGTGCAAATGTTGACGCCTGCGCAGACGCAAATCAGCACGCAGTATCATCAGCTCAAGACGGGCGGCGACACGGCCGCGATCCTCGGCATCTGCAAGGCGGTCATCGAAGCCGACGATCAGGCAAAAGCGCAGGGATCGCCCCGGGTAGTCGACGTCGCATTCATCGACGAGCACACGACAGGTTTCGACGAGTTCGCCGCGCACGCGCGGGCAACGGACTGGAGTGAGATCGAACATGTTAGCGGTCTGACGCGCGCCGCCCTGTTCGATGCGGCGAGCGAATATATGCGCGCGAACGCGGTGATGGCGCACTATGGAATGGGTTTGACGCAGCATCGGCTGGGCGTGCAAAACGTGCGCATGCTGACCAACCTGCTGCTCTTGCGCGGGAACATCGGCAAGCCGGGTGCCGGCCCATCGCCCGTGCGCGGACATTCCAACGTCCAGGGTCAGCGCACCGTGGGCATTACGGAGAAGCCAGAACTTGCCCCGCTCGATCAACTCGCAAAGCAGTTCTCATTTGAACCGCCGAGGAAGAAAGGCCTGAACACCGTCGAAGCATTCGAAGCGATGGTAAAAGGCGACGTGAAGGCCGTCGTCAATCTGGGCGGCAATCTCGTAAGGTCCGTGCCGGACCGGCTGCAGACGGAGCCCGCATGGTCGCGCCTGCGACTCACTGTCAATGTGGCGACCAAGCTCAATCGCAGCCACCTTGTTCACGGCGAACTGTCGTATGTACTCCCGTGCCTGAGCCGGATTGAAACACACCGCACGCCACTTGGCGACCAGGCCGTTTCGATGGAAGACAGCACAGGCTGCATGCATGGCTCCAGAGGTGCCACCGAACCCGCAAGCGCGAAGGCACGTCCCGAGCCATTCATCGTGGCAGGCATCGCGAAAGCGACGCTAGGCGAGCGCTCCACCGTCGACTGGAATGCATGGCGCGACGACTACTCTCGCGTTCGCGACGAAATCGCGGCGACGTATCCGGACATCTTCCACGACTTCAACGAGCGCATGTGGCAGCCGGGCGGCTTCCACCGGCCGCTGCCTGCGCGACATCGCGAGTGGAAAACGAAATCCGGCAAGGCGGAGTTCCTCACGCCGCATTCGCTGGGCGAAGATCCCGACATGCCGGAGAAAGTGCCCGAAGCGCTCCGTCTGATGACCCTGCGCAGCGATAGCCAGTTCAACACGACCATCTACAACATCGAGGATCGTTTTCGCGGCGTAAAGAACACGCGCATGGTCATCCTGATGAATCAGGCGGACATCGATAAGCGCCATCTGCGTGAAGGACAGAAAGTGACGCTGCAGACGATCGCCGACGATGGAATCGACCGACGCCTGGATGGACTTGAAATCAAGGCGTATGAGATCCCTGAAGGGTGTATCGGTGGCTACTATCCGGAATGCAATGTACTGCTGCCGCTTTGGCACTACGCAAAAGAAAGCATGGTGCCCGGTGCGAAGTCGATTCCGGTGAGGATCGTCTAA
- a CDS encoding hemerythrin domain-containing protein, whose amino-acid sequence MRYVPTITTMIRLDHTHVLAAFHRYGSETSWWRKRAIVTSVCRALEIHAQLEEEIFYPALARIAPTDETLKKSRPEHDEMREVIAKLRGMGPENAAYDSLFMQLMRDTLHHVADEETRLLPLAERALGPELRALGADMTRRRMQLLGEHPVEVAVNTAGTFPVATAVFVGLLACGVARLLGGNRRPVRKV is encoded by the coding sequence ATGCGCTACGTACCTACGATCACGACGATGATCCGTCTGGATCACACCCACGTCCTCGCTGCGTTTCATCGTTACGGCAGCGAGACCTCGTGGTGGCGAAAGCGTGCGATCGTCACATCCGTTTGCAGAGCGCTTGAAATTCATGCGCAGCTCGAGGAAGAGATTTTCTACCCTGCGCTCGCGCGCATTGCACCGACTGACGAAACCCTAAAGAAGAGTCGGCCGGAGCATGACGAAATGCGGGAGGTGATCGCGAAGCTGCGTGGTATGGGTCCCGAGAATGCCGCGTACGACTCGCTGTTCATGCAGTTGATGCGTGACACTCTGCACCATGTCGCCGATGAGGAGACGAGGCTCCTGCCTCTGGCGGAACGGGCGCTCGGACCCGAGCTACGCGCCCTTGGCGCAGACATGACGCGCCGGCGCATGCAACTGCTCGGAGAGCATCCCGTCGAAGTCGCGGTCAATACGGCGGGTACGTTTCCCGTCGCGACTGCCGTGTTCGTGGGTTTGCTCGCATGCGGCGTGGCGCGGCTCCTCGGCGGCAATCGGCGACCGGTACGGAAGGTATGA
- the coxB gene encoding cytochrome c oxidase subunit II, whose product MSDVIRLRRERAHVHTRLLVAGLLSALAAIDASAAPQQSVLKPAGVQAARILDLWNLTLVVCGVVFAAVLLAMFIALLRAQRSDASTAPDSAPDDPTERLARRGVIVASSVSVVLLVGLVAADVLTDRALSMLPVVNPVRIELTGQQWWWQAVYPPDSGQPGFTTANELHIPAGRPIVVALKAGDVIHTFWVPNLHGKKDMLPGIQSTIEFRADKPGVYRGQCAEFCGAEHALMAMLVVAESPDQYSAWRANQAGAAVSSVDALAQRGRQVFERSTCSGCHTVRGTAAQGTLGPDLTHLMSRQTIAAGMFANTQANLLHWIREPDAMKPGTTMPALPLTADDLRAVVAWLETLQ is encoded by the coding sequence ATGAGCGACGTCATCCGTCTTCGCCGCGAGCGAGCGCATGTGCACACACGCCTGCTCGTTGCTGGGCTGTTATCGGCACTCGCTGCCATTGATGCCAGCGCCGCTCCGCAACAAAGCGTGCTCAAGCCGGCGGGCGTACAGGCGGCGCGCATTCTCGACCTGTGGAACCTGACGCTGGTCGTCTGCGGGGTCGTGTTCGCAGCGGTGCTTCTCGCGATGTTCATCGCACTATTGCGCGCGCAACGCAGCGATGCATCGACGGCGCCCGACTCCGCGCCCGATGACCCTACCGAAAGACTTGCACGGCGCGGGGTGATCGTTGCTTCGTCGGTATCTGTCGTGCTGCTGGTCGGTCTCGTCGCCGCCGATGTGCTGACCGATCGCGCATTGTCGATGCTGCCCGTCGTGAATCCCGTGCGGATCGAATTGACTGGCCAGCAATGGTGGTGGCAGGCGGTGTACCCACCGGACAGCGGTCAGCCCGGTTTTACGACGGCGAACGAACTGCACATCCCCGCCGGGCGGCCCATCGTCGTCGCGCTGAAAGCGGGCGACGTCATCCATACGTTCTGGGTGCCCAATCTGCACGGCAAGAAGGACATGCTGCCCGGCATCCAGTCGACGATCGAGTTTCGCGCGGACAAACCCGGCGTGTATCGCGGACAGTGCGCCGAGTTTTGTGGCGCCGAGCATGCGCTGATGGCGATGCTGGTCGTTGCCGAATCACCGGACCAGTACAGCGCATGGCGCGCGAATCAGGCGGGCGCGGCGGTATCGTCCGTCGATGCGCTCGCGCAGCGCGGCCGGCAGGTCTTCGAGCGCTCGACGTGCTCCGGATGCCATACGGTGCGCGGTACCGCCGCGCAAGGAACGCTTGGACCGGACCTTACGCATCTGATGAGCCGTCAGACGATCGCAGCGGGCATGTTTGCGAACACGCAAGCCAACCTGCTGCATTGGATCCGCGAGCCGGATGCAATGAAGCCGGGCACGACGATGCCTGCCTTGCCTCTCACGGCCGACGACCTGCGCGCGGTCGTTGCGTGGTTGGAGACGCTCCAATGA